A genomic window from Lotus japonicus ecotype B-129 chromosome 1, LjGifu_v1.2 includes:
- the LOC130729585 gene encoding GDSL esterase/lipase At5g03610-like, which produces MMNSHKQLFYHLRLFLPFLLLSGQIMGIQADTTNKLFVFGDSFVDGGNTPKDGSIGRVISSYSGSALAPAVPLSDAWKEPYGKTFPGEPAGRFSDGRVLSNYIAMHLGLPSPPVPYESRNDVPSDDLKNGINFAYGGTGLNDTIVPLPNMTVQINFFEKLVEENVYNVIDLSNSMAMLSSFGNDYLYFLSTGGTVWNVRPFTRKLVDQMTTNLIRVQRLGVKKIAVTSVPPFGCIPVLSAQLPYSCLFDLIFNPVSTFHNNLLKEAVTTLNQVTTDGTTFLFLDLYESFLSVISNPSANNITNVNSGCCVGVSKDYSCGNVDENNEPKYTVCENPESTLFWDSVHPSHVGWQAVYNNLEKGELGRGRLQF; this is translated from the exons ATGATGAACTCACACAAGCAACTGTTTTACCACTTGCGCCTTTTCCTACCATTTCTTCTTCTCTCGG GACAAATAATGGGGATACAAGCTGATACTACAAATAAATTGTTCGTTTTTGGAGACTCCTTTGTTGATGGGGGCAACACACCCAAAGATGGATCTATCGGTAGAGTTATATCTAGTTACAGTGGTAGCGCTCTCGCTCCCGCTGTCCCTCTCTCTGATGCTTGGAAAGAGCCTTACGGCAAGACCTTTCCCGGAGAACCCGCTGGAAGGTTTTCGGACGGTAGAGTTCTTTCTAACTATATCG CTATGCATTTGGGACTGCCATCACCGCCAGTACCTTACGAATCTAGGAATGATGTACCATCAGACGATTTGAAGAATGGGATAAACTTTGCTTATGGTGGCACAGGATTGAATGATACAATCGTTCCACTCCCAAATATGACTGTGCAGATCAATTTCTTTGAGAAGCTCGTAGAAGAAAATGTGTACAATGTCATAGATCTCAGCAATTCTATGGCTATGCTCTCCTCTTTTGGAAATGACTACCTTTATTTCTTGAGTACAGGGGGCACAGTCTGG AATGTCAGGCCTTTCACCAGGAAGTTGGTTGATCAAATGACCACCAATTTGATTCGCGTCCAAAGGTTAGGAGTGAAGAAAATTGCAGTGACTAGTGTACCACCCTTTGGTTGTATACCTGTATTGTCAGCGCAACTCCCTTATAGTTGCTTATTTGACCTCATTTTTAACCCTGTCTCTACTTTCCACAACAACTTGTTGAAGGAAGCTGTTACCACACTGAACCAAGTAACCACCGATGGCACCACCTTCTTATTTCTTGACCTTTATGAAAGTTTCTTGTCAGTTATCAGCAATCCATCTGCTAATAACATCACAAATGTTAACTCGGGTTGCTGCGTCGGGGTAAGTAAGGATTATTCTTGTGGAAATGTGGATGAGAACAATGAGCCGAAATATACGGTTTGTGAAAATCCAGAATCAACTCTGTTTTGGGATTCGGTTCATCCATCGCATGTAGGTTGGCAAGCAGTGTATAACAACTTGGAGAAAGGGGAGCTTGGTCGTGGTCGCCTTCAATTCTAG
- the LOC130729586 gene encoding ribosomal RNA-processing protein 8, with translation MTNSEVRSKKRKKSSKHHAPNNNHHGDEEQELPSSDSAKRAKSSKPSKPSGFLEKMRARLSGGHFRMLNEKLYTCTGKEALDYFQEDPSLFNLYHAGYQTQMSNWPEQPVNVIIKWLRKQNPSFVVADFGCGEALIANSVKNTVFSLDLVSNDPKVIACDMANAPIVSSSVDVAVFCLSLMGTNYQSYIQEAYRVLKPGGWLLIAEVKSRFDPNTGGADPEKFSKAILELGFNSVKQDFSNKMFILFYFTKKEKKNSKKNIEWPMLKPCLYKRR, from the exons ATGACGAACAGCGAGGTTCGCAGCAAAAAACGCAAGAAATCCAGCAAACACCATGCACCAAACAACAACCACCATGGCGATGAAGAGCAAGAGCTTCCTTCTTCAGATTCTGCTAAGCGTGCAAAGTCCAGCAAACCCTCCAAGCCTTCTGGGTTTCTGGAAAAG ATGCGGGCGAGGTTGTCTGGTGGGCATTTCAGGATGCTGAACGAGAAGCTATACACTTGCAC TGGGAAGGAGGCGCTAGATTATTTCCAGGAAGATCCGTCCCTGTTTAACTTG TATCATGCAGGATATCAAACACAAATGTCGAATTGGCCTGAACAGCCGGTTAATGTAATTATTAAGTGGTTGAGAAAACAGAACCCATCTTTTGTTGTTGCTGACTTTGGTTGTG GGGAAGCACTCATTGCTAATAGTGTGAAGAATACTGTCTTCTCTCTGGATCTTGTCTCTAATGATCCAAAAGTAATTGCTTGTGACATGGCAAAT GCTCCCATTGTCTCGTCATCTGTTGATGTTGCTGTCTTCTGTCTTTCATTGATGGGAACCAACTACCAAAGTTACATTCAAGAAGCATACAGGGTACTTAAACCAGG TGGGTGGCTTCTGATAGCAGAAGTTAAGAGTAGGTTTGATCCAAATACTGGAGGAGCAGATCCAGAAAAGTTCTCAAAGGCTATTTTGGAGCTAGGTTTCAACTCTGTGAAACAG gacttctccaataagatgtttattttgttttacttCACAAAAAAG GAAAAGAAAAATTCTAAAAAGAACATTGAATGGCCAATGCTTAAACCTTGTTTGTACAAGCGTCGTTAG
- the LOC130729584 gene encoding altered inheritance of mitochondria protein 32-like, translating into MASDTLSAAGDAANGFTRPEMYTEKLAGTVDAYDRHVFLCYKSYASWPPRVEASDDDPLPKLVAATFKARKNDIALKTKITVCEAREEDGLVDGDVLIFPEMIKYRGLEESNVESFFEDVLVNGKPWAAGVPEVLAGSHVFVCAHGSRDVRCGVCGPVLIEKLNEEIELRGLKDQVSVTACSHIGGHKYAGNVIIYSPGPDEKMMGHWYGYVTPNDVPELLDQHIAKGEVIKRLWRGQMGPSVAEVNGVDDQKLANGEDTNKGKENGIKSDDLISKDVGGCCQGVNGVSCCRIEQSNGIEGSTEKSKISSNWSGLKERDILIGVGVLGAVAAVAVAFKIYKRSG; encoded by the exons ATGGCCTCCGACACCCTCTCCGCCGCCGGCGACGCCGCCAACGGCTTCACCCGCCCGGAGATGTACACCGAGAAGCTCGCCGGCACCGTCGACGCTTACGACCGCCACGTTTTCCTCTGCTACAAGAGCTACGCCTCCTGGCCACCGCGCGTTGAGGCTTCCGACGACGATCCTCTCCCTAAGCTCGTCGCCGCCACGTTTAAAGCTCGCAAAAACGACATCGCACTCAAG ACGAAAATTACGGTGTGTGAGGCACGTGAGGAGGATGGCTTGGTCGACGGTGATGTTTTGATTTTCCCGGAGATGATCAAATACAG GGGTTTGGAGGAATCAAATGTTGAAAGCTTTTTCGAAGATGTTTTGGTGAATGGTAAACCTTGGGCTGCTGGAGTGCCTGAGGTGTTGGCTGGTTCACATGTTTTCGTATGTGCTCACGGAAGTCGTGATGTGAGATGTGGGGTTTGTGGTCCTGTTCTCATTGAGAAGCTTAATGAGGAAATTGAGCTCCGAGGCTTGAAGGATCAGGTATCTGTTACTGCTTGTTCTCATATTGGTGGGCACAAGTATGCTGGGAATGTTATCATATACAGCCCTGGACCAGATGAAAAAATGATGGGTCACTG GTATGGCTATGTTACTCCTAATGATGTCCCTGAATTGTTGGACCAACATATTGCAAAGGGAGAGGTCATAAAACGACTTTGGAG GGGTCAAATGGGGccatctgttgcagaagttaATGGAGTAGATGACCAGAAACTTGCTAATGGAGAAGATACCAATAAGGGCAAGGAAAACGGCATTAAAAGTGACGATCTGATTAGCAAAGATGTGGGTGGTTGTTGCCAGGGTGTTAATGGGGTTTCTTGCTGCAGAATTGAACAAAGCAATGGGATTGAAGGATCAACTGAAAAGAGCAAAATCAGTAGTAATTGGTCAGGGTTGAAGGAGCGTGATATCCTCATAGGCGTTGGTGTGCTTGGAGCTGTAGCAGCTGTTGCTGTGGCTTTCAAAATTTATAAAAGATCAGGTTGA